A single Bacillota bacterium DNA region contains:
- a CDS encoding alpha/beta hydrolase, which translates to MAGLYVRRSGPPGAPPGTPVLLLLPGAGADHRSWGAEIADWGRSWRLLAPDPPGTGASAGPPPADWEELLAAYGPLLEEAPGAPLVLVGLSLGSRAALALAARAGARLAAMVLIHPWLEADADLRRRLRAVRELVRWAPEPVYAEVLAWLLGSRRLAEEPGRIERMAEAWRPPLGPSREVLLAYLGLEPEPLAPERLPRVPALVVAGAQDRMIPLRYSRRLAERLPGARRLFFRGPGSGHLLHVERSAEFRRAVRSFLEEVLAGGAAAPREGGEAVGRRPGGGSG; encoded by the coding sequence TTGGCCGGGCTCTACGTGCGCCGCTCGGGGCCGCCCGGGGCGCCGCCCGGGACGCCCGTGCTCCTGCTGCTCCCCGGGGCGGGGGCCGATCACCGCTCCTGGGGCGCGGAGATCGCCGACTGGGGGCGGAGCTGGCGGCTGCTGGCGCCCGACCCGCCGGGCACCGGTGCCAGCGCGGGCCCGCCCCCGGCCGACTGGGAGGAGCTCCTGGCCGCCTACGGCCCGCTCCTGGAGGAGGCGCCCGGCGCGCCGCTGGTCCTGGTGGGCCTCAGCCTGGGCAGCCGGGCCGCGCTGGCGCTGGCGGCGCGCGCCGGGGCGCGGCTGGCGGCGATGGTGCTGATCCACCCCTGGCTGGAGGCGGACGCCGACCTGCGCCGCCGCCTGCGGGCCGTGCGCGAGCTGGTGCGCTGGGCGCCGGAGCCGGTCTACGCCGAGGTGCTGGCCTGGCTCCTGGGCTCGCGCCGGCTGGCGGAGGAGCCGGGCCGGATCGAGCGCATGGCCGAGGCTTGGCGGCCGCCCCTGGGCCCGTCGCGGGAGGTGCTGCTGGCCTACCTGGGGCTGGAGCCGGAGCCGCTGGCGCCGGAGCGCCTGCCGCGGGTCCCGGCGCTGGTGGTGGCCGGCGCGCAGGACCGGATGATCCCGCTCCGCTACAGCCGGAGGCTGGCGGAGCGGCTGCCGGGTGCGCGCCGCCTCTTCTTCCGCGGCCCCGGCAGCGGCCACCTGCTCCACGTGGAGCGCTCGGCGGAGTTCCGGCGGGCGGTGCGGAGCTTCCTGGAAGAGGTGCTGGCGGGCGGCGCGGCGGCGCCGCGGGAAGGGGGAGAGGCGGTTGGCCGACGGCCTGGCGGCGGATCCGGCTGA
- a CDS encoding DUF503 domain-containing protein — protein sequence MPPVAVARVEINLPGSRSLKEKRAVLRALLDRLRRRFNVSAAEVGVRDAHQLAEIGIAVVSDEASVARRLLDEAVHFLETSVELDGRARVLRVETGLR from the coding sequence GTGCCGCCCGTGGCCGTAGCGCGCGTCGAGATCAACCTGCCCGGCTCGCGCAGCCTGAAGGAGAAGCGCGCCGTCCTGAGGGCGCTCCTGGACCGCCTGCGGCGCCGTTTCAACGTTTCGGCGGCCGAGGTGGGCGTCCGGGACGCCCACCAGCTGGCCGAGATCGGGATCGCCGTGGTCAGCGACGAGGCGTCGGTGGCGCGGCGCCTGCTCGACGAGGCGGTCCACTTCCTGGAGACGAGCGTCGAGCTGGACGGTCGCGCCCG
- a CDS encoding uracil-DNA glycosylase, producing the protein MAADPAEAAWRAHVEAVVACRLCPRLVAWREEVARTKVRRFRDESYWGRPVPGFGDRRARLLLLGLAPAAHGANRTGRMFTGDDSGDFLMAALHRAGLASQPVSRWAGDGLRLEDCFLTAPVRCAPPDNRPTREELRACRPHLRRELALLPRVRAVLTLGRVAWEVAREEWGAGESWPPFAHGQVALPPGGPAVVASYHPSRQNTRTGRLTAPMFDRALALALELARGGTERAAGEAP; encoded by the coding sequence CTGGCGGCGGATCCGGCTGAGGCGGCCTGGCGGGCCCACGTGGAGGCGGTGGTCGCCTGCCGGCTCTGCCCGCGGCTGGTGGCCTGGCGGGAGGAAGTGGCGCGGACCAAGGTGCGCCGCTTCCGCGACGAGAGCTATTGGGGCCGCCCGGTGCCGGGCTTCGGCGACCGGCGCGCCCGCCTCCTCCTCCTGGGGCTCGCCCCGGCCGCCCACGGTGCCAACCGGACCGGGCGCATGTTCACCGGCGACGACTCGGGCGACTTTCTCATGGCGGCGCTCCACCGCGCCGGACTCGCCAGCCAGCCCGTCAGCCGCTGGGCCGGCGACGGCCTGCGCCTGGAGGACTGCTTCCTGACGGCGCCGGTGCGCTGCGCCCCGCCCGACAACCGGCCCACGCGCGAGGAGCTGCGCGCCTGCCGGCCGCACCTGCGCCGCGAGCTGGCGCTCCTGCCCCGCGTCCGCGCGGTTCTGACGCTGGGGCGCGTGGCCTGGGAGGTGGCCCGCGAGGAGTGGGGCGCGGGCGAGAGCTGGCCGCCCTTCGCCCACGGCCAGGTGGCGCTGCCGCCGGGCGGGCCGGCGGTGGTGGCCAGCTACCACCCCAGCCGGCAGAACACGCGCACCGGCCGCCTCACCGCCCCCATGTTCGACCGGGCGCTCGCGCTGGCGCTCGAGCTGGCGCGCGGCGGGACCGAGCGCGCGGCGGGCGAGGCGCCGTGA
- a CDS encoding aminoglycoside phosphotransferase family protein, whose protein sequence is MRAPRAGSKAWLEAILGEPVLERRQLDPDYQRHTNRLWEVRTPTRRVVVRLPRRQAGRVAGSTAFWRGVGRLFGLRPGDVRRAAEAYRWLADLGCLPVPRPLAVGLGARAHLVVEWLPGRMAASLDGLGAALGEAVACLHARRAPGWGPPGRACQPAETFHPRLLESLRWLAGRGSPRAEPRLEEELKQAEAALGRLPPPAWMAPLLLDWDHSQLVAEDGRILGLVDLDALAVAPRELDLVGWELLLPAREAEAFRAAYRRRLPWPELGAVRRPYRLWLRCIEFQGPVPLEAWLAQPARFAAAGGS, encoded by the coding sequence GTGAGGGCGCCGCGCGCAGGAAGCAAGGCCTGGCTGGAGGCCATCCTGGGTGAACCGGTGCTGGAGCGCCGACAGCTGGACCCCGACTACCAGCGGCACACCAACCGGCTCTGGGAGGTGCGGACGCCCACACGGCGGGTGGTGGTCCGCCTGCCGCGCCGGCAAGCCGGGCGGGTGGCGGGCTCGACCGCCTTCTGGCGGGGCGTCGGACGCCTCTTCGGTCTGCGGCCGGGCGACGTGCGCCGGGCGGCCGAGGCCTACCGCTGGCTGGCCGACCTGGGCTGCCTGCCGGTGCCGCGACCGCTGGCCGTCGGCCTGGGAGCGCGGGCGCACCTGGTGGTGGAGTGGCTTCCGGGCCGCATGGCCGCCTCGCTGGACGGCCTCGGCGCCGCCCTGGGCGAGGCGGTGGCCTGTCTCCACGCGCGGCGGGCGCCGGGCTGGGGGCCGCCCGGCCGCGCCTGCCAGCCGGCGGAGACGTTTCACCCGCGCCTCCTCGAGAGCCTGCGCTGGCTTGCCGGGCGGGGAAGCCCAAGGGCCGAGCCGCGCCTGGAAGAGGAGCTGAAGCAGGCGGAGGCGGCTCTCGGGCGGCTGCCTCCGCCCGCCTGGATGGCGCCGCTGCTCCTGGACTGGGACCACAGCCAGCTGGTGGCGGAGGACGGGAGGATCCTCGGCCTGGTCGACCTGGACGCGCTGGCCGTGGCTCCCCGCGAGCTGGACCTGGTGGGCTGGGAGCTGCTCCTGCCGGCCCGCGAGGCGGAGGCCTTCCGGGCGGCCTACCGGCGCAGGCTGCCCTGGCCGGAGCTGGGGGCCGTCCGACGGCCCTACCGCCTCTGGCTCCGCTGCATCGAGTTCCAGGGGCCCGTGCCGCTCGAGGCGTGGCTGGCACAGCCGGCCCGCTTCGCGGCGGCGGGGGGGTCGTGA